DNA sequence from the Streptomyces sp. HUAS 15-9 genome:
CGTTCTCCACGGTGTAGTGCTTGCCGTGGTGGCTGGTCTGCTCGCCGGTGAACAGCTGCCGGATGATCTGGAGGGCCTCCTCCAGCATCTCCATCCGTACCGGTGCCTCCGGCCAGACCGTGCCGAGGATGTGTTCGTTGAGCGCCTCGCCGGTGCCCACTCCCAGCCGGAAGCGCCCGCCCAGCTGTACCGCGCCGGTCGCGGCCGCCTGGGCGATGACGGCGGGGTGCGTCCGCACGAGCGGGCAGGTCACCGCCGTTTCCACGGGCAGCGAGACCGCCTGCGAGAGAGCGCCGATCACCGACCACACGAACGGGCTCTGCCCTTGGCTGCCGTTCCACGGGTGGTAGTGGTCCGATATCCACAGCGACTCGAAACCGGCCTGTTCGGCCATTCGCGCCTGCTCGACGAGTTCCGCCGGGCGATGCTCCTCACACGCGAGGAAGTATCCGAAGCCGGTCATCGTGCCTCCTGAACCGCGGGCCGATCGGGGGTGACCGCAGCCGAGTACCCGATGGGCACGAGCTTGCGCATGGTGTCGCCGACCGGAGGAGGGGTACCGGGGAGGCGTGGCCGAAGGGCCCCCGGAGGGCCCGAAGGCCCCGGTCGAAGGTCTTGTCACTGTCACGGAGGTTTCCATGACACTGCGCGCTCTGCCCCGTACGGCCTGGCTGGGCTGGCGGCACCCAGACGACCTGCGGATCCCGCTCCGGTCGACCGAGGCGGAGGACGCCGGCCGGCGCTTTCTGCTCTACGGCCTTCTCCCGTTGTGGGTGGTGCCCGGCCTCGCGGACTGGTGGATGCACCGGCGGACCCGGATCGAACACACCAGCGGCACCAAGGAGTCCGTGGTCCACGCGCTCATGATGACCGAGGCCGGTGTACCGGTGCTCATGGGCCTGCTCGCGCGGATCAACCCACTGGTGCTCACCACGATGGGCGGCGCTGCCCTCGCCCATGGCGCGACGGCCGTGTACGACGTGTCGCTGGCCGTCGGCGAACGCGAGGTGCGGCCCGTCGAGCAGCACATCCACAGCTTCCTGGAAGTGCTGCCGCTCACCGCCCTGTCGTTCACCGCCTGTCTCCACGCCGACCAGGTACGCAAGACCCTTCGGGGCGGCCCGGACCGCCAGGACTGGCGGCTGCTGCCCAAGGAGCATCCGCTGCC
Encoded proteins:
- a CDS encoding diguanylate cyclase — its product is MTLRALPRTAWLGWRHPDDLRIPLRSTEAEDAGRRFLLYGLLPLWVVPGLADWWMHRRTRIEHTSGTKESVVHALMMTEAGVPVLMGLLARINPLVLTTMGGAALAHGATAVYDVSLAVGEREVRPVEQHIHSFLEVLPLTALSFTACLHADQVRKTLRGGPDRQDWRLLPKEHPLPAAYLAGLAGIIVAGVVVPYAEELRRCLRTASREGTRR